A DNA window from Arachis duranensis cultivar V14167 chromosome 3, aradu.V14167.gnm2.J7QH, whole genome shotgun sequence contains the following coding sequences:
- the LOC107478848 gene encoding transcription factor GTE10 isoform X1, with protein MAPTVPIDFAGQKQSRLYSHSQTMGKSRKYSKGFSTGFVPDFRHAVETMGESEGLGSSGRVDMELTASANSFAPKRKCIGLIADGYGDFDVPFQHFKLSKMSDFERKDLKQRLARELERVRELQKKVDGMKPNVVALTSPGDIRGCSAGQKRPQPESKYRTQEASVPQGKKRPLPGHNGPKTKKSMSGQFEHAKPADSSLAALMKPCETLLNRLMSHQFSWVFNTPVDVVKLNIPDYFNVIKHPMDLGTVKNRITSGKYSSPMEFAADVRLTFSNAMTYNPPGNDVHLMAETLSKMFETKWKPIEKKLPAMNSARSEPSKPTAYVETGNFNQIPPMKKNKITPKETKVKPEPVKRTMSDEEKHKLSMELEAMLGELPETIVDFLKEQSYGSGQANDDEIEIDIDALSDDTLFKLRKLLDDYVLEKQKSLAKARQSEMELVNESGFSNSSMQPPKGNDQVEEDVDIVGVNDPPVSNYPPVEIEKDGANRNTKCSSSSSSSSESGSSSSDSDSASSSASELDTAKSPDPPSAKENVGPVFISNQNRQDPGNSESEKDSINVDGQAEKDSQTKLVTTEPESLQEGESAPPQRQVSPDKLYRAALLRSRFADTILKAREKALEKAEKQDPEKLRMEREELERRQKEEKARLQAEAKAAEEARRKAEAVAAAEAKKKREQEREAARLALQKMEKTVDINEGSQFLEDLELLSAVQGEQFPSYIEEASPDPLQSRLGSFKLQGNPLEQLGLYMKDDDEDLDEELPQGAAGQPKDEETASAAPGEQLPIFKDETNPDHPESGLDSSKQEGNPLEQLGLYMKDDDEDLEEQPSQRAAGKSNDVEEGEID; from the exons ATGGCACCAACTGTACCAATAGACTTTGCTGGGCAAAAGCAATCCAGGTTGTACTCTCACTCACAGACAATGGGCAAGTCTAGGAAATACTCCAAAGGCTTTTCTACTGGATTTGTTCCGGATTTCCGACATGCGGTGGAGACTATGGGTGAATCAGAGGGGTTGGGTAGCTCCGGACGGGTTGATATGGAACTGACAGCTTCGGCAAATTCTTTTGCGCCAAAGAGGAAATGCATTGGATTGATTGCTGATGGTTATGGTGATTTTGATGTGCCATTCCAGCATTTCAAATTGTCAAAGATGTCAGATTTCGAGAGGAAGGACTTGAAACAGAGGTTAGCACGGGAGCTTGAACGTGTAAGGGAACTTCAGAAGAAAGTTGATGGTATGAAGCCGAATGTTGTTGCATTAACTTCCCCTGGCGATATTAGGGGCTGCAGTGCGGGACAGAAAAGACCTCAGCCGGAGAGCAAGTATAGAACACAAGAAGCATCGGTGCCACAGGGTAAGAAAAGGCCCTTACCAGGACATAACGGTCCAAAGACCAAAAAAAGTATGTCTGGGCAGTTTGAGCATGCAAAACCTGCTGATTCTTCATTAGCTGCATTGATGAAACCTTGCGAGACATTACTTAACCGGTTGATGTCCCATCAGTTTAGTTGGGTTTTTAACACACCAGTTGATGTTGTTAAATTGAACATTCCGGATTATTTCAATGTCATCAAACATCCCATGGATTTGGGTACAGTGAAGAATAGAATAACGTCTGGTAAATATTCAAGTCCTATGGAGTTTGCTGCAGATGTACGGCTAACTTTTTCAAACGCAATGACTTATAATCCTCCTGGGAATGATGTACACCTCATGGCAGAGACTCTTAGTAAGATGTTTGAAACGAAATGGAAGCCGATAGAGAAGAAACTTCCTGCCATGAACAGTGCTCGTTCTGAGCCATCAAAGCCAACTGCTTATGTAGAAACTGGAAATTTTAACCAAATTCCTCCcatgaaaaagaataaaattaccCCGAAAGAAACTAAAGTGAAACCAGAGCCTGTTAAAAGAACCATGAGTGATGAGGAGAAGCATAAATTGAGTATGGAGTTGGAGGCAATGCTTGGAGAGTTGCCCGAAACCATTGTTGACTTCTTGAAAGAGCAAAGTTATGGTTCAGGTCAGGCCAATGATGATGAGATTGAGATTGACATTGATGCCCTAAGTGATGATACCTTATTCAAATTGCGGAAGCTTCTTGATGATTATGTGCTGGAGAAGCAAAAATCCTTGGCCAAAGCGAGACAGAGTGAAATGGAG CTTGTGAATGAATCTGGGTTTAGCAACTCGTCAATGCAACCACCTAAAG GTAATGATCAAGTTGAGGAGGATGTGGACATTGTTGGTGTGAATGATCCTCCTGTTTCAAATTATCCTCCAGTAGAGATTGAGAAAGATGGTGCCAACAGAAACACTAAATGCAGTAGTTCAAGTAGCTCCAGTAGTGAATCTGGCTCTTCTTCCAGTG ATTCAGACTCAGCTAGTTCCTCGGCTAGTGAGTTAGACACTGCCAAATCCCCAGATCCTCCTAGTGCCAAG GAAAATGTAGGGCCTGTCTTTATTTCCAATCAAAAcagacaggatcctggtaatTCTGAGTCCGAAAAGG ATTCAATTAATGTGGATGGCCAAGCCGAAAAGGATTCACAGACCAAACTAGTGACTACTGAGCCAGAAAGCCTTCAAGAGG GGGAGAGTGCTCCACCTCAGAGGCAAGTCTCTCCCGACAAGCTCTACCGGGCAGCTTTACTAAGGAGCCGGTTTGCTGACACTATTCTTAAAGCTCGAGAGAAGGCTCTTGAAAAG GCCGAAAAGCAGGATCCAGAAAAACTTAGGATGGAGAGAGAAGAACTTGAAAGGAGGCAGAAGGAAG AGAAAGCACGGTTGCAGGCAGAGGCAAAAGCTGCAGAAGAGGCTCGGAGGAAAGCTGAAGCAGTAGCTGCAGCTGAAGCTAAGAAGAAGAGGGAACAGGAGAGAGAAGCAGCTCGGTTGGCATTGCAAAAG ATGGAGAAAACTGTTGACATCAATGAGGGCAGTCAATTTTTGGAAGATCTGGAGTTGCTGAGTGCTGTACAAGGTGAACAGTTCCCAAGCTACATAGAAGAGGCGAGCCCAGATCCTCTACAAAGTAGATTGGGTAGTTTCAAGCTACAGGGAAATCCTTTAGAACAGCTAGGATTGTATATGAAGGACGATGATGAGGATTTGGATGAAGAACTGCCTCAGGGTGCTGCAGGACAACCAAAAGATGAAGAGACGGCTAGTGCTGCTCCTGGTGAACAGTTACCAATTTTCAAAGACGAGACAAATCCAGATCATCCTGAAAGTGGATTGGATAGCTCCAAACAGGAGGGTAATCCCTTAGAGCAGTTGGGATTATACATGaaggatgatgatgaagatttgGAGGAACAACCATCTCAACGTGCTGCTGGGAAATCAAATGAtgttgaagaaggagaaattGACTGA
- the LOC107478848 gene encoding transcription factor GTE10 isoform X2, giving the protein MAPTVPIDFAGQKQSRLYSHSQTMGKSRKYSKGFSTGFVPDFRHAVETMGESEGLGSSGRVDMELTASANSFAPKRKCIGLIADGYGDFDVPFQHFKLSKMSDFERKDLKQRLARELERVRELQKKVDGMKPNVVALTSPGDIRGCSAGQKRPQPESKYRTQEASVPQGKKRPLPGHNGPKTKKSMSGQFEHAKPADSSLAALMKPCETLLNRLMSHQFSWVFNTPVDVVKLNIPDYFNVIKHPMDLGTVKNRITSGKYSSPMEFAADVRLTFSNAMTYNPPGNDVHLMAETLSKMFETKWKPIEKKLPAMNSARSEPSKPTAYVETGNFNQIPPMKKNKITPKETKVKPEPVKRTMSDEEKHKLSMELEAMLGELPETIVDFLKEQSYGSGQANDDEIEIDIDALSDDTLFKLRKLLDDYVLEKQKSLAKARQSEMELVNESGFSNSSMQPPKGNDQVEEDVDIVGVNDPPVSNYPPVEIEKDGANRNTKCSSSSSSSSESGSSSSDSDSASSSASELDTAKSPDPPSAKENVGPVFISNQNRQDPGNSESEKDSINVDGQAEKDSQTKLVTTEPESLQEGESAPPQRQVSPDKLYRAALLRSRFADTILKAREKALEKAEKQDPEKLRMEREELERRQKEGVFLLFEP; this is encoded by the exons ATGGCACCAACTGTACCAATAGACTTTGCTGGGCAAAAGCAATCCAGGTTGTACTCTCACTCACAGACAATGGGCAAGTCTAGGAAATACTCCAAAGGCTTTTCTACTGGATTTGTTCCGGATTTCCGACATGCGGTGGAGACTATGGGTGAATCAGAGGGGTTGGGTAGCTCCGGACGGGTTGATATGGAACTGACAGCTTCGGCAAATTCTTTTGCGCCAAAGAGGAAATGCATTGGATTGATTGCTGATGGTTATGGTGATTTTGATGTGCCATTCCAGCATTTCAAATTGTCAAAGATGTCAGATTTCGAGAGGAAGGACTTGAAACAGAGGTTAGCACGGGAGCTTGAACGTGTAAGGGAACTTCAGAAGAAAGTTGATGGTATGAAGCCGAATGTTGTTGCATTAACTTCCCCTGGCGATATTAGGGGCTGCAGTGCGGGACAGAAAAGACCTCAGCCGGAGAGCAAGTATAGAACACAAGAAGCATCGGTGCCACAGGGTAAGAAAAGGCCCTTACCAGGACATAACGGTCCAAAGACCAAAAAAAGTATGTCTGGGCAGTTTGAGCATGCAAAACCTGCTGATTCTTCATTAGCTGCATTGATGAAACCTTGCGAGACATTACTTAACCGGTTGATGTCCCATCAGTTTAGTTGGGTTTTTAACACACCAGTTGATGTTGTTAAATTGAACATTCCGGATTATTTCAATGTCATCAAACATCCCATGGATTTGGGTACAGTGAAGAATAGAATAACGTCTGGTAAATATTCAAGTCCTATGGAGTTTGCTGCAGATGTACGGCTAACTTTTTCAAACGCAATGACTTATAATCCTCCTGGGAATGATGTACACCTCATGGCAGAGACTCTTAGTAAGATGTTTGAAACGAAATGGAAGCCGATAGAGAAGAAACTTCCTGCCATGAACAGTGCTCGTTCTGAGCCATCAAAGCCAACTGCTTATGTAGAAACTGGAAATTTTAACCAAATTCCTCCcatgaaaaagaataaaattaccCCGAAAGAAACTAAAGTGAAACCAGAGCCTGTTAAAAGAACCATGAGTGATGAGGAGAAGCATAAATTGAGTATGGAGTTGGAGGCAATGCTTGGAGAGTTGCCCGAAACCATTGTTGACTTCTTGAAAGAGCAAAGTTATGGTTCAGGTCAGGCCAATGATGATGAGATTGAGATTGACATTGATGCCCTAAGTGATGATACCTTATTCAAATTGCGGAAGCTTCTTGATGATTATGTGCTGGAGAAGCAAAAATCCTTGGCCAAAGCGAGACAGAGTGAAATGGAG CTTGTGAATGAATCTGGGTTTAGCAACTCGTCAATGCAACCACCTAAAG GTAATGATCAAGTTGAGGAGGATGTGGACATTGTTGGTGTGAATGATCCTCCTGTTTCAAATTATCCTCCAGTAGAGATTGAGAAAGATGGTGCCAACAGAAACACTAAATGCAGTAGTTCAAGTAGCTCCAGTAGTGAATCTGGCTCTTCTTCCAGTG ATTCAGACTCAGCTAGTTCCTCGGCTAGTGAGTTAGACACTGCCAAATCCCCAGATCCTCCTAGTGCCAAG GAAAATGTAGGGCCTGTCTTTATTTCCAATCAAAAcagacaggatcctggtaatTCTGAGTCCGAAAAGG ATTCAATTAATGTGGATGGCCAAGCCGAAAAGGATTCACAGACCAAACTAGTGACTACTGAGCCAGAAAGCCTTCAAGAGG GGGAGAGTGCTCCACCTCAGAGGCAAGTCTCTCCCGACAAGCTCTACCGGGCAGCTTTACTAAGGAGCCGGTTTGCTGACACTATTCTTAAAGCTCGAGAGAAGGCTCTTGAAAAG GCCGAAAAGCAGGATCCAGAAAAACTTAGGATGGAGAGAGAAGAACTTGAAAGGAGGCAGAAGGAAGGTGTGTTTCTGCTTTTTGAACCTT AG
- the LOC107478848 gene encoding transcription factor GTE10 isoform X3, with product MAPTVPIDFAGQKQSRLYSHSQTMGKSRKYSKGFSTGFVPDFRHAVETMGESEGLGSSGRVDMELTASANSFAPKRKCIGLIADGYGDFDVPFQHFKLSKMSDFERKDLKQRLARELERVRELQKKVDGMKPNVVALTSPGDIRGCSAGQKRPQPESKYRTQEASVPQGKKRPLPGHNGPKTKKSMSGQFEHAKPADSSLAALMKPCETLLNRLMSHQFSWVFNTPVDVVKLNIPDYFNVIKHPMDLGTVKNRITSGKYSSPMEFAADVRLTFSNAMTYNPPGNDVHLMAETLSKMFETKWKPIEKKLPAMNSARSEPSKPTAYVETGNFNQIPPMKKNKITPKETKVKPEPVKRTMSDEEKHKLSMELEAMLGELPETIVDFLKEQSYGSGQANDDEIEIDIDALSDDTLFKLRKLLDDYVLEKQKSLAKARQSEMELVNESGFSNSSMQPPKGNDQVEEDVDIVGVNDPPVSNYPPVEIEKDGANRNTKCSSSSSSSSESGSSSSDSDSASSSASELDTAKSPDPPSAKENVGPVFISNQNRQDPGNSESEKDSINVDGQAEKDSQTKLVTTEPESLQEGRKAGSRKT from the exons ATGGCACCAACTGTACCAATAGACTTTGCTGGGCAAAAGCAATCCAGGTTGTACTCTCACTCACAGACAATGGGCAAGTCTAGGAAATACTCCAAAGGCTTTTCTACTGGATTTGTTCCGGATTTCCGACATGCGGTGGAGACTATGGGTGAATCAGAGGGGTTGGGTAGCTCCGGACGGGTTGATATGGAACTGACAGCTTCGGCAAATTCTTTTGCGCCAAAGAGGAAATGCATTGGATTGATTGCTGATGGTTATGGTGATTTTGATGTGCCATTCCAGCATTTCAAATTGTCAAAGATGTCAGATTTCGAGAGGAAGGACTTGAAACAGAGGTTAGCACGGGAGCTTGAACGTGTAAGGGAACTTCAGAAGAAAGTTGATGGTATGAAGCCGAATGTTGTTGCATTAACTTCCCCTGGCGATATTAGGGGCTGCAGTGCGGGACAGAAAAGACCTCAGCCGGAGAGCAAGTATAGAACACAAGAAGCATCGGTGCCACAGGGTAAGAAAAGGCCCTTACCAGGACATAACGGTCCAAAGACCAAAAAAAGTATGTCTGGGCAGTTTGAGCATGCAAAACCTGCTGATTCTTCATTAGCTGCATTGATGAAACCTTGCGAGACATTACTTAACCGGTTGATGTCCCATCAGTTTAGTTGGGTTTTTAACACACCAGTTGATGTTGTTAAATTGAACATTCCGGATTATTTCAATGTCATCAAACATCCCATGGATTTGGGTACAGTGAAGAATAGAATAACGTCTGGTAAATATTCAAGTCCTATGGAGTTTGCTGCAGATGTACGGCTAACTTTTTCAAACGCAATGACTTATAATCCTCCTGGGAATGATGTACACCTCATGGCAGAGACTCTTAGTAAGATGTTTGAAACGAAATGGAAGCCGATAGAGAAGAAACTTCCTGCCATGAACAGTGCTCGTTCTGAGCCATCAAAGCCAACTGCTTATGTAGAAACTGGAAATTTTAACCAAATTCCTCCcatgaaaaagaataaaattaccCCGAAAGAAACTAAAGTGAAACCAGAGCCTGTTAAAAGAACCATGAGTGATGAGGAGAAGCATAAATTGAGTATGGAGTTGGAGGCAATGCTTGGAGAGTTGCCCGAAACCATTGTTGACTTCTTGAAAGAGCAAAGTTATGGTTCAGGTCAGGCCAATGATGATGAGATTGAGATTGACATTGATGCCCTAAGTGATGATACCTTATTCAAATTGCGGAAGCTTCTTGATGATTATGTGCTGGAGAAGCAAAAATCCTTGGCCAAAGCGAGACAGAGTGAAATGGAG CTTGTGAATGAATCTGGGTTTAGCAACTCGTCAATGCAACCACCTAAAG GTAATGATCAAGTTGAGGAGGATGTGGACATTGTTGGTGTGAATGATCCTCCTGTTTCAAATTATCCTCCAGTAGAGATTGAGAAAGATGGTGCCAACAGAAACACTAAATGCAGTAGTTCAAGTAGCTCCAGTAGTGAATCTGGCTCTTCTTCCAGTG ATTCAGACTCAGCTAGTTCCTCGGCTAGTGAGTTAGACACTGCCAAATCCCCAGATCCTCCTAGTGCCAAG GAAAATGTAGGGCCTGTCTTTATTTCCAATCAAAAcagacaggatcctggtaatTCTGAGTCCGAAAAGG ATTCAATTAATGTGGATGGCCAAGCCGAAAAGGATTCACAGACCAAACTAGTGACTACTGAGCCAGAAAGCCTTCAAGAGG GCCGAAAAGCAGGATCCAGAAAAACTTAG